In Amycolatopsis sulphurea, one genomic interval encodes:
- a CDS encoding RNA polymerase sigma factor codes for MDDDGRLAGDAAAGDHAAFDTLVHRHTPMMFRVALRITGSPAEAEDAVQEAWLSVWRALPAFRQEARLSTWLYRVATNGALAQLRLRRPTVPLDEAAGQVAGTTPERQVVDAEQVDEVLRAIARLEVSQRVPLVLRELEGLSYEEVAEILEVGVPALRARLRRARVALLGQLRERS; via the coding sequence GCTTTCGACACCCTGGTCCACCGTCACACGCCGATGATGTTCCGGGTCGCGCTCCGGATCACCGGCAGCCCGGCCGAGGCGGAGGATGCCGTGCAGGAGGCCTGGCTGTCGGTCTGGCGCGCGCTGCCCGCGTTCCGGCAGGAAGCGCGGCTGTCCACCTGGCTCTACCGGGTGGCCACCAACGGCGCGCTCGCCCAGCTGCGCCTGCGCCGGCCGACCGTGCCGCTGGACGAGGCGGCGGGCCAGGTCGCCGGCACCACCCCGGAACGGCAGGTGGTCGACGCCGAGCAGGTGGACGAGGTGCTGCGGGCGATCGCCCGGCTGGAGGTGTCCCAGCGGGTCCCGCTCGTGCTGCGCGAGCTGGAGGGACTCAGCTACGAGGAGGTCGCCGAGATCCTGGAGGTAGGCGTTCCCGCCTTGCGTGCGCGGCTGCGCCGGGCCAGGGTGGCGCTGCTCGGTCAGTTGAGGGAGCGGTCATGA